Proteins from a genomic interval of Medicago truncatula cultivar Jemalong A17 chromosome 3, MtrunA17r5.0-ANR, whole genome shotgun sequence:
- the LOC112420465 gene encoding zinc finger protein GIS2, which produces MSSDSRSRSRSRSRSRSRSRSPGIRKIRSDRHSYRDAPYRRDSSRGFSRDNLCKNCKRPGHYARECPNVAVCHNCGLPGHIASECSTKSVCWNCKESGHMASNCPNEGICHTCGKTGHRARECSAPSLPPGDLRLCHNCYKQGHIAAECTNEKACNNCRKTGHLARDCPNDPICNVCNVSGHLARQCPKSDVIGDHRGRGSFRGAGGGVAAGGGGGYRDVVCRNCQQFGHMSRDCMGPLMICHNCGGRGHLAYECPSGRFVDRYPSRRY; this is translated from the exons atgagttcAGACAGCCGCAGCCGTAGCCGAAGCAGGAGCAGGAGCAGGAGCAGAAGTCGTAGCCCAGGAATCCGTAAGATTCGCTCTGATCGACATTCCTATCGTGATGCTCCTTACAGGAGAGATTCAAGTCGGGGTTTCAG cCGAGACAATTTGTGCAAGAACTGCAAGAGACCTGGTCATTATGCTAGAGAATGCCCTAATGTTGCGGTTTGCCACAATTGTGGTCTTCCAGG GCACATTGCTTCTGAATGCTCCACAAAATCCGTGTGCTGGAATTGCAAAGAATCTGGCCACATGGCCAGCAATTGTCCAAATGAGGGCATTTGCCACACCTGTGGTAAAACTGGCCACCGTGCTAGGGAGTGCTCAGCTCCATCACTGCCTCCAGGGGACCTAAGGTTGTGCCATAATTGCTATAAGCAGGGCCACATTGCTGCTGAATGTACCAACGAGAAGGCTTGCAATAATTGTAGGAAAACAGGGCACTTGGCACGTGATTGTCCAAATGACCCAATTTGCAATGTGTGCAATGTTTCTGGACACTTGGCTAGACAATGTCCAAAATCCGACGTTATTGGAGACCACAGAGGCAGAGGCAGCTTCCGTGGTGCTGGTGGTGGTGTTGCtgctggtggtggtggtggttacCGTGATGTCGTGTGCAGGAACTGCCAGCAATTTGGTCACATGAGTCGGGACTGCATGGGGCCCTTGATGATTTGTCATAATTGTGGAGGTCGTGGTCACTTGGCATATGAGTGCCCTTCAGGTCGTTTTGTGGATCGCTACCCTAGTAGGAGATACTAA
- the LOC11418221 gene encoding coiled-coil domain-containing protein 90B, mitochondrial, which yields MALYKRAFDLGSKSRFTVASLFHSSTSTSTSTSTRHVSQAVDSNVKRAFLVDTLALVRNLETNGLPPKQAEAITWAITEVLNDSLENVAQSFVTKSDMQKSEMMQESNLSKFKSEVKTSQEHHFSLLQRETEKLRNDIDKMRTELRYEIDKVTAGQRLDLNLERRRIQDELATQNTETTNLTNKLDREIHALRAQLEAAKYDVIKYCIGTLVSISAVGLTVICIIL from the exons ATGGCGTTGTACAAACGTGCTTTTGATTTGGGTTCAAAATCTCGCTTCACCGTCGCTTCTTTATTCCATTCTTCTACTTCTACTTCTACTTCTACTAGCACTAGACATGTTTCACAGGCCGTCGATTCCAACGTTAAACGCGCATTCCTCGTCGACACACTTGCACTC GTGCGGAATTTAGAGACGAACGGGCTTCCTCCAAAACAAGCGGAGGCGATAACTTGGGCAATCACTGAAGTTCTCAATGATAGCTTGGAAAATGTTGCTCAATCTTTCGTTACTAAATCCGATATGCAAAAATCTGAAATGATGCAAGAATCTAATCTCTCTAAGTTCAAATCTGAAGTCAAAACTTCTCAG GAGcatcatttttctttgttgcaACGCGAGACTGAAAAGCTTCGTAATGACATAGATAAGATGAGGACTGAATTGAG GTATGAGATTGACAAAGTCACTGCTGGGCAACGATTGGACTTGAATCTTGAAAGAAG ACGCATTCAGGATGAGCTTGCTACTCAAAATACTGAAACCACCAATCTGACAAACAAACTTGATCGG GAAATCCATGCATTGAGAGCCCAGTTAGAAGCTGCAAAGTACGATGTGATCAAATACTGCATAGGTACCCTTGTCTCCATATCTGCAGTGGGTCTCACCGTGATCTGCATCATATTATAG
- the LOC112420386 gene encoding zinc finger protein GIS2: MSSVSRSRSRSRSRSPMDRSRSRSPVDRRIRSERFSHREAPYRRDSRRGFSQDNLCKNCKRPGHYVRECPNVAVCHNCSLPGHIASECSTKSLCWNCKEPGHMASSCPNEGICHTCGKAGHRARECTVPQKPPGDLRLCNNCYKQGHIAVECTNEKACNNCRKTGHLARDCPNDPICNLCNISGHVARQCPKSNVIGDRGGGGSLRGGYRDGGFRDVVCRSCQQFGHMSRDCMGGPLMICQNCGGRGHQAYECPSGRFVDRYPSRRY, encoded by the exons atgagttcAGTCAGCCGCAGCCGAAGTAGGAGCCGGAGCAGGAGCCCAATGGACAGAAGTAGGAGCAGGAGCCCAGTGGACCGTAGGATTCGCTCTGAGCGATTTTCCCATCGCGAAGCACCTTACAGGAGAGATTCACGTCGGGGTTtcag CCAAGACAATTTATGCAAGAATTGCAAGAGGCCTGGTCATTATGTTAGAGAATGCCCAAACGTTGCAGTTTGCCACAATTGTAGCCTCCCTGG GCACATTGCTTCAGAATGCTCCACAAAATCGCTGTGCTGGAATTGTAAAGAACCTGGCCACATGGCGAGCAGTTGTCCAAACGAGGGCATTTGCCACACCTGTGGTAAAGCTGGACACCGTGCTAGGGAGTGCACAGTTCCTCAAAAGCCTCCAGGGGACTTAAGATTGTGCAACAACTGTTATAAGCAGGGCCATATTGCTGTTGAATGTACCAATGAGAAGGCTTGCAATAACTGTAGGAAAACAGGGCACTTGGCTCGTGATTGTCCAAATGATCCCATTTGCAACTTGTGCAATATTTCTGGACATGTGGCTAGGCAGTGTCCAAAATCCAACGTTATTGGAGACCGCGGTGGTGGAGGCAGCCTTCGTGGTGGTTACCGAGATGGTGGTTTTCGAGATGTTGTGTGCAGGAGCTGTCAGCAATTTGGTCATATGAGCCGTGATTGCATGGGTGGCCCGTTAATGATTTGCCAAAACTGTGGAGGCCGTGGTCACCAGGCATATGAATGCCCTTCAGGTCGTTTTGTGGATCGCTACCCTAGTAGGAGATACTGA